A genomic window from Fibrobacterota bacterium includes:
- the csrA gene encoding carbon storage regulator CsrA — protein MLVLTRKPGEAIHIGDGIVITIVEVDAKTCRIGIQAPASVPVYREEVYKRIQEENLRAAAAARPDLEAMADLFRKKD, from the coding sequence ATGCTCGTCCTCACGCGCAAACCCGGGGAAGCGATCCACATCGGCGATGGGATCGTGATCACCATCGTGGAGGTGGACGCCAAAACCTGTCGCATCGGCATCCAGGCGCCCGCCTCGGTGCCGGTCTACCGCGAAGAGGTCTACAAGCGCATCCAGGAAGAGAACCTCCGCGCCGCCGCCGCCGCCAGACCGGATCTGGAAGCGATGGCCGATCTGTTCCGCAAAAAGGACTAG
- a CDS encoding prepilin-type N-terminal cleavage/methylation domain-containing protein produces MKTRGFTLIEILVAVVLFVVVASMGVYVFTAQNRGWKMESDKVAVQMMAKGTLDELSRAARLTGSGLPEGMGGIEVFGGGPERATFVSNEDGAADTVRGFEWTPGAGRLSLAVTDSRRFSELGYVWVELNVPLVAGPGVSATAATTVRPFVLPVVDRTTSAGGGCGDSIILDVTSLEGTPNFWNSPGNIRPVTLGLVQKLDSTTYRQSGDTLYLRRNRLGESVFAIGVDTLRLSYFHPADGWRDSLSGSVPANVVSKVRIRLVMRSPKPDFKLLEDSPATRGYRFSRLEMEVALRATALTNR; encoded by the coding sequence ATGAAAACCCGCGGATTCACCCTCATCGAGATTCTGGTCGCCGTGGTGCTCTTCGTGGTCGTGGCCTCCATGGGCGTCTATGTATTCACCGCGCAAAACCGCGGCTGGAAGATGGAATCGGACAAGGTCGCCGTCCAGATGATGGCCAAGGGGACTCTGGACGAACTCTCCCGCGCGGCCCGCCTCACGGGCAGCGGTCTGCCGGAGGGGATGGGAGGCATCGAGGTGTTCGGTGGCGGTCCGGAGCGAGCGACTTTCGTGTCCAACGAAGACGGTGCCGCCGATACCGTCCGGGGTTTCGAGTGGACTCCGGGAGCCGGACGTCTGAGCCTTGCCGTGACGGATTCACGACGCTTTTCAGAGCTCGGCTATGTATGGGTGGAGCTGAACGTGCCCCTGGTGGCGGGGCCTGGCGTTTCCGCCACCGCAGCGACCACGGTCCGTCCTTTCGTGCTGCCCGTGGTGGACCGGACGACCTCCGCCGGGGGAGGGTGCGGGGATTCGATCATCCTGGATGTCACTTCGCTGGAGGGGACGCCCAATTTCTGGAACAGTCCCGGGAACATCCGGCCGGTGACCCTGGGGCTTGTCCAGAAGCTCGATTCCACCACCTACCGCCAATCCGGCGACACCCTCTACCTGCGCCGCAACAGGCTGGGAGAATCGGTGTTTGCGATCGGGGTGGATACCCTCCGACTTTCCTATTTCCATCCCGCCGATGGCTGGAGGGATTCCCTCTCCGGCTCGGTGCCGGCCAATGTGGTCTCCAAGGTCAGGATCCGTCTGGTGATGAGGTCCCCCAAACCCGACTTCAAGCTCCTGGAGGATTCGCCTGCCACGCGGGGATACCGGTTCTCGCGCCTGGAGATGGAGGTGGCGCTTCGGGCCACCGCGCTCACCAACCGCTGA
- a CDS encoding glycosyltransferase, which translates to MLGSMVFLDVNSFLSPRGGGARTYHLHKAEWFANQPRHKYVILGPGTGPGEMELGEGRRFHTGWGIPYGKEKNYRFLLGLEEADKLIERERPEVLEIGDPWFSARWSRRRTDVVRTCLWHSDPHTAYLEPWAALGRPWRKWVSRMVLGKVDQWHRHFDLIWCASEWVADLLRKRGYPNVRRLQFGIDKNRFRPGAATPEIFSRFGLDPSRPVLLYAGRLDFEKGVETLYRAVPMLTRLQGRPQVLVTGRGEWAERFSSMDLPGFAYGGFLGREDLAAVVASSTLMVSTCSVETFGLGVLESICSGLPVVSCQGGGAGEQIRESKAGTLYPDQDVVGLLGAVESAMERREELSKNAMAWRATWPTWDDMFAFQTRTCEELAHARW; encoded by the coding sequence TTGCTCGGCTCGATGGTCTTCCTGGACGTCAATTCATTTCTCTCTCCGAGAGGCGGAGGTGCACGCACCTACCACCTCCACAAGGCCGAATGGTTCGCCAACCAGCCACGGCACAAGTACGTCATTTTGGGCCCCGGCACGGGCCCCGGCGAGATGGAGCTCGGAGAGGGCCGCCGATTCCACACCGGCTGGGGAATCCCCTACGGCAAGGAAAAGAACTACCGGTTCCTCCTGGGCTTGGAAGAAGCCGATAAACTGATCGAGCGCGAGCGGCCCGAGGTCCTGGAAATCGGCGACCCTTGGTTTTCCGCGCGATGGTCCCGGCGTCGGACAGATGTTGTCCGAACTTGCCTTTGGCATTCCGATCCCCATACCGCCTACCTGGAGCCTTGGGCCGCGCTGGGCCGCCCTTGGCGCAAATGGGTCAGCCGGATGGTGCTGGGCAAGGTGGATCAGTGGCATCGGCACTTCGATCTGATCTGGTGCGCCTCCGAGTGGGTTGCCGATCTCCTGCGCAAACGCGGCTACCCCAATGTGCGACGTCTGCAATTTGGCATCGACAAGAATCGGTTCCGTCCAGGCGCCGCCACTCCGGAAATCTTCTCGCGTTTCGGTCTGGATCCGTCGCGCCCCGTGCTTTTGTATGCGGGTCGACTGGACTTCGAGAAAGGCGTGGAAACGCTCTATCGCGCCGTGCCCATGCTGACCCGTCTGCAAGGCCGGCCCCAAGTGCTGGTGACCGGACGCGGCGAATGGGCGGAACGGTTTTCCAGCATGGACCTGCCCGGCTTCGCCTACGGGGGATTTCTTGGACGCGAAGATCTCGCCGCCGTGGTTGCATCCTCCACTCTGATGGTGTCCACCTGCTCGGTGGAAACGTTCGGACTGGGAGTCTTGGAGTCGATCTGCTCCGGCCTGCCTGTGGTCTCCTGCCAAGGAGGCGGTGCGGGTGAACAGATCCGCGAAAGCAAGGCGGGCACACTGTACCCGGACCAGGATGTGGTTGGATTGCTCGGCGCGGTGGAGTCGGCGATGGAACGCCGCGAAGAATTGTCAAAGAATGCGATGGCCTGGCGCGCGACCTGGCCCACCTGGGACGACATGTTCGCCTTCCAAACTCGAACTTGCGAGGAGCTTGCCCATGCACGCTGGTAG
- a CDS encoding polysaccharide deacetylase family protein, whose translation MHAGRFLVSLHDVTPRHEKAVENILAFLDSLGIPPVPLLVVPDFHGAWPLHEHPGFVERLLAWKAKGHELVLHGYGHLERAEDAALPSTLAGRLRRRFLTAGEGEFLNLEPEAASHRIRQGLEMWEKCGLGKAEGFVAPAWLFRKHLPHTLWTEGFSWTEDHQGLYFAMDPFVRAPVITWASRDPARRIGSRLYAQAALSHWSRESVVRIAIHPHDLDHPTLVRSIESTLRTALRQREVVASPLAL comes from the coding sequence ATGCACGCTGGTAGATTCCTGGTCTCATTGCATGATGTCACCCCGCGACACGAAAAGGCCGTGGAGAACATCCTCGCGTTCCTGGATTCCCTCGGAATCCCCCCCGTTCCGCTCCTGGTGGTGCCGGATTTCCATGGCGCCTGGCCCCTGCACGAGCACCCTGGTTTCGTGGAGCGGTTGTTGGCCTGGAAGGCCAAGGGGCACGAACTGGTCTTGCACGGTTACGGGCACCTGGAACGCGCAGAAGACGCCGCCCTGCCCTCCACCCTGGCAGGCCGCCTGCGCAGACGATTTCTGACTGCCGGGGAAGGCGAATTCCTGAATCTGGAGCCAGAAGCCGCTTCGCATAGAATCCGCCAAGGCTTGGAAATGTGGGAGAAATGCGGTCTGGGCAAGGCGGAAGGCTTCGTGGCTCCCGCCTGGCTCTTCCGCAAACACCTGCCCCACACCCTCTGGACGGAGGGCTTTTCCTGGACGGAGGACCACCAAGGCCTCTATTTCGCCATGGATCCCTTCGTGCGCGCTCCCGTGATCACCTGGGCATCGCGGGACCCGGCCCGTCGCATCGGCTCACGCCTCTACGCGCAGGCGGCCCTCTCCCACTGGAGCCGGGAAAGCGTGGTCCGCATCGCGATCCATCCCCACGATCTGGACCACCCCACCCTGGTGCGATCCATCGAATCCACCCTGCGCACGGCGCTGCGGCAACGGGAAGTGGTGGCCTCGCCGTTGGCGCTTTGA
- a CDS encoding LacI family DNA-binding transcriptional regulator, with product MSRAKLSDVAARAGVSAGAASLALNGKPGVSAKTREEIRRIAREMGYFASPTAKALAGGSTGLWGAFTESEPDIWPTWLQGVMTHAQAAGARLVVQKLPTRERRTDFFRTLASEGNLDGMILLDLSGDDNSLRPLWELGIPTVIAGRRSHWFDCVEIHERLAQEHLHQLLTLDGKRPVVAVATRAQVNQDAQRLSLWSSLSPENKDTVVVGEDAPESGVQALNQIRKQHPDAQAVFCLAGDRTAWGMLREARLHSLSVPGELAIAGWGDLPHSGWTDPELTTIHIPWEEMGIRSAWLLQKRLAHPDEARLHRSLDAKMISRRSG from the coding sequence ATGTCCCGCGCGAAACTTTCCGACGTGGCCGCACGTGCCGGCGTCAGCGCCGGAGCGGCAAGCCTCGCGCTCAATGGCAAGCCCGGAGTTTCGGCCAAAACCCGCGAAGAAATCCGTCGCATCGCGCGCGAGATGGGGTATTTCGCCAGCCCGACAGCCAAGGCGCTCGCGGGCGGGAGCACCGGCTTGTGGGGAGCCTTCACCGAATCGGAGCCCGACATCTGGCCCACCTGGCTGCAAGGCGTGATGACCCATGCCCAGGCGGCTGGCGCGAGACTGGTGGTCCAGAAGCTCCCCACGCGGGAGCGGCGCACGGATTTTTTCCGGACCCTCGCCTCCGAAGGCAACCTGGACGGCATGATCCTGCTGGATCTTTCCGGGGACGACAATTCCTTGCGTCCTCTGTGGGAGCTGGGCATCCCCACCGTGATCGCGGGACGGCGCAGCCACTGGTTCGACTGCGTGGAAATCCACGAACGACTCGCCCAAGAGCACTTGCACCAACTCCTGACCCTGGACGGAAAACGTCCCGTCGTGGCGGTGGCGACGCGCGCCCAAGTCAACCAGGATGCCCAACGGCTCTCGCTATGGTCTAGTCTCTCGCCGGAAAACAAGGACACCGTGGTGGTTGGCGAGGACGCACCGGAATCCGGCGTGCAAGCCCTGAACCAGATCCGCAAGCAGCATCCGGATGCCCAAGCCGTTTTCTGCCTGGCGGGCGACCGAACGGCCTGGGGAATGCTGCGTGAAGCACGCCTTCACTCCCTCTCGGTTCCTGGAGAACTGGCGATCGCCGGCTGGGGCGACCTCCCGCATTCCGGCTGGACCGACCCTGAACTCACGACCATCCACATCCCCTGGGAGGAAATGGGGATCCGGTCGGCCTGGTTACTGCAGAAAAGACTGGCGCACCCCGACGAGGCGCGCCTTCACCGCAGTCTGGATGCGAAGATGATCAGTCGGCGATCTGGGTAG
- a CDS encoding glycosyltransferase yields the protein METAKIKRFRADFFGSVAVVLTMVAHVLSRGRRLWKLRKLYKNRTGDPQFPRVLMVGDNMDGTHGISVSAERLVRQLRAVGIEAWVLGVSHSENPAGNRDQEGWVRMLRPHCVQDMFGYEGKELALPDMDAYLEFLETNRIDLLEIETPGFMGILSLLTARWIRVPIIQNYRTDLLAYTRLLLDNDVFISLLRWWICGFLRFGGANVIVPSQDFVEQVQKMGVARHKIHFLVRGVDLDRFSPEKRDGEVWRELAAPEGPVISYLGRVSREKGLEVLAEAFEKVLVSRPDAVLCVIGDGPWKEAFRSRMAPNGRAVFTGELGGDSLPRVLASSDVFAFPSTTDTFGNAVLEALACGVATVVTDQGGPKEIVEHDLSGLVVPGEDAQALAEAILRLLDHTDLRMRLGKGGELRSRRFSPVVSRDEHLGFYRKVHAQASEARSGS from the coding sequence ATGGAAACGGCAAAGATCAAACGATTCCGAGCGGATTTTTTCGGTTCGGTCGCGGTGGTGCTCACGATGGTGGCCCACGTCTTGTCGCGTGGCAGGCGGCTTTGGAAGCTGCGGAAGCTCTACAAAAACCGAACAGGCGATCCGCAGTTCCCACGAGTTTTGATGGTCGGCGACAACATGGATGGCACCCATGGCATCTCGGTCAGCGCGGAACGGCTCGTTCGCCAGTTGCGCGCGGTGGGCATCGAAGCCTGGGTGCTGGGGGTTTCCCATTCGGAGAATCCAGCCGGCAATCGCGACCAGGAGGGCTGGGTGCGCATGCTGCGCCCACATTGCGTGCAGGACATGTTCGGCTACGAGGGCAAGGAACTCGCCTTGCCGGATATGGACGCCTATCTCGAGTTCCTGGAAACCAATCGCATCGATCTGTTGGAAATCGAAACGCCGGGGTTCATGGGAATTTTGTCGCTTTTGACCGCCAGATGGATCCGGGTGCCCATCATCCAGAACTATCGCACCGATCTGTTGGCCTACACCCGGCTGCTTCTGGACAACGACGTGTTCATCTCGCTTTTGCGCTGGTGGATCTGCGGGTTTCTCCGCTTTGGTGGCGCCAACGTGATCGTTCCTTCCCAGGATTTCGTGGAACAGGTCCAGAAAATGGGCGTGGCCCGCCACAAGATCCATTTCCTGGTGCGTGGCGTGGATCTGGACAGGTTCTCCCCGGAGAAACGCGACGGAGAGGTTTGGCGTGAACTGGCCGCGCCGGAAGGTCCCGTGATCTCCTACCTCGGGCGTGTTTCGCGTGAAAAGGGGCTTGAGGTATTGGCGGAGGCTTTCGAGAAGGTGCTGGTCAGCCGTCCGGATGCGGTGCTTTGCGTGATCGGCGATGGTCCTTGGAAGGAAGCCTTCCGCTCCCGCATGGCTCCCAACGGCAGGGCTGTCTTCACCGGAGAACTGGGGGGCGATTCCCTTCCGCGCGTGCTGGCCTCCTCGGATGTCTTTGCCTTTCCCTCCACGACCGACACCTTCGGCAACGCCGTCTTGGAGGCTTTGGCTTGCGGAGTCGCGACCGTGGTCACCGACCAAGGTGGGCCGAAAGAGATCGTCGAACACGACCTTTCCGGATTGGTGGTGCCTGGAGAAGACGCCCAGGCTTTGGCCGAAGCGATCCTGCGACTCTTGGATCACACCGACTTGCGCATGCGACTGGGCAAGGGCGGAGAGCTGCGCTCCAGGCGCTTTTCACCGGTGGTTTCGCGGGATGAACACCTCGGGTTCTACCGGAAGGTGCATGCCCAGGCTTCGGAGGCGCGCTCCGGAAGCTGA
- a CDS encoding type II secretion system protein — MKLRTGLSLLEVLIALVVLGIIAAFFAQSSTIAQRTTGRSVDWVQEGTVIEKTVENLQVGHTLARLRGFDSSWTDISGQFPIQVTAKGAKPDSAAFGKVPTSNLALMTISARRATYKDSVVVKTVMWVP, encoded by the coding sequence ATGAAACTCCGCACCGGTCTCTCCCTGTTGGAGGTTCTGATCGCCCTGGTGGTTTTGGGAATCATCGCGGCGTTCTTCGCCCAGTCGAGCACCATCGCTCAGCGCACCACGGGGCGTTCGGTCGATTGGGTCCAGGAAGGCACGGTCATCGAAAAGACGGTGGAAAACCTGCAGGTGGGGCATACCTTGGCCAGACTGCGCGGCTTCGACAGTTCCTGGACGGACATTTCAGGGCAGTTCCCGATCCAGGTCACGGCCAAAGGCGCCAAGCCCGATTCGGCCGCCTTCGGGAAAGTCCCCACGAGCAACTTGGCGCTGATGACCATTTCCGCACGAAGGGCCACCTACAAGGACTCGGTGGTGGTCAAAACGGTGATGTGGGTTCCCTGA
- a CDS encoding ArsR family transcriptional regulator, whose translation MKQEPDLSSLLKMLSDSGRVRILWLLAQSELAVHELQSILGWGQSRLSTQLGQLKLEGLVQLRREGKWSFYALVSPDASRTEGRLLQEILNDQERREGAADRLRLRQVLETRELDGRRRFQDDSSYLGEVGVPARTWEIVARALFLMMPPLRLLDLGAGDGIVGCLAASAGHSVTLVDWSQAQLDRARSRARREGLDQIATVKADFTATGLPSGGFDRVVLSHVLHHAGEPAALLREARRLLAPGGMLWILDLSAHSEEWMRSEQGDFWLGFSMDQLGQMLQDCGFSEVRHLMAGSDPSHDRLSALGVSARV comes from the coding sequence ATGAAGCAGGAACCAGACCTTTCCAGCCTCCTCAAGATGCTGTCCGACTCCGGCCGGGTGCGCATCCTATGGCTGTTGGCGCAGTCGGAACTTGCCGTACACGAGCTCCAATCCATCCTCGGATGGGGCCAAAGTCGGCTCTCCACGCAGTTGGGGCAACTCAAGCTGGAAGGCTTGGTCCAGTTGCGGCGCGAGGGAAAGTGGTCCTTCTATGCGCTGGTCTCTCCGGATGCCTCGCGGACGGAAGGTCGGCTTCTGCAGGAGATTCTCAACGACCAGGAGCGCAGAGAAGGCGCTGCGGATCGCTTGAGACTGCGTCAAGTTTTGGAAACGCGCGAGTTGGATGGTCGTCGCCGGTTCCAAGACGACAGCTCCTACTTGGGCGAAGTGGGCGTTCCGGCGCGCACCTGGGAGATCGTTGCTCGCGCTCTGTTTTTGATGATGCCCCCTCTGCGTCTGCTGGACTTGGGAGCGGGGGACGGGATCGTGGGATGTCTGGCCGCCTCCGCAGGGCACAGCGTCACGTTGGTGGATTGGTCCCAAGCCCAATTGGATCGCGCGCGGTCGCGTGCCCGCCGCGAAGGTTTGGACCAGATCGCCACCGTGAAGGCGGATTTCACCGCAACGGGGTTGCCAAGCGGTGGATTCGACCGTGTCGTGCTTTCCCATGTGCTGCACCATGCGGGTGAACCGGCTGCGCTTTTGCGCGAGGCTCGTCGCCTGCTCGCGCCTGGTGGGATGCTTTGGATCCTGGATCTTTCCGCCCACTCCGAGGAATGGATGCGTTCCGAACAGGGAGATTTCTGGCTGGGGTTCTCGATGGATCAGTTGGGGCAGATGCTCCAAGACTGCGGGTTTTCCGAAGTGCGCCATCTGATGGCAGGCTCGGACCCCAGCCACGATCGGTTGTCCGCGTTGGGGGTCTCCGCGCGGGTGTGA
- the metH gene encoding methionine synthase, with product MSRIADLKELLATRIAVLDGGMGTMLQRQKLTAEDFGGAAYEGCNEILLLTKPEAIASVHRAYYAAGADIVETCTFGSTPLVLDEYGIGEKAYEVSKAGSLVARAEAQKAQAIDGKPRFVAGSVGPTTKSLSLTGGATFQELVESFRVQVGGLWDGGADFILLETQIDTLNTKAGLVGVEAAARERGIVIPVAISGTIEMQGVMLAGHSAEAFYASLEHVDPLYVGLNCATGPEFMTDHVRSLARSARTHVACAPNAGLPNEFGGYDESPEMLARALARFGEAGWLNVVGGCCGTTPDHIAAVAKAVSGLKPRALAKDRRRWVTGIDILEMEESGRPYIVGERTNSIGSRAFKNLINDGKFEEAAEIARKQGRAGAHIIDVCLANPDRDEKSDMIEFLSRAAKAVKAPFMIDSQDPAVVEAAFQLVQGKCILNSVNLEDGPDSERFTGLLKLVKRFGAMVVAGCIDEEGMAVEPARKLAVAERLHSILTKDWGIAEEDIMFDTLVFPAGTGDENYVGSAAKTIEGTRLVMERFPRCQSTLGVSNVSFGLPPAGREVLNSVFLYHNTRAGLTSAIVNAEKLVRFAQIPQEEKDLCDDVIWNRGTDPVAAFAAHFREKKVVAAVATETLPPDKYVANCILTGSKDGLVAALDKLLEAGANPLDLVNGPLMEGMAEVGRLFNRNELIVAEVLQSAEAMKSAVAHLEPKMAKGDVSTRGVLLLATVKGDVHDIGKNLVEIILGNNGFKVVNLGIKVPPDRLVAAAKEHNPDLIGLSGLLVKSAHEMVTAARDLRDAGVNAPILVGGAALSNNFTVKNIASQYDGAVLYCKDAMTGLDVANHLTDKLLARGFLDAHRRMEQDLLSGNDVKVVDAPEAAPKEKLVLERDNDLFAPPTLDRVEWTRQLPEIWKYLNPAMLYGKHLGLKGQVERLWAEKDAKALELREFVEALKLEAIEKGWIVPKGVYRFFQARSEGDTIRLLQAGAEAGSFTFPRQSDGWNLCLSDFVHPSKPDHVALFCVTAGRAVSPAVEELKAKGEFLKAHALAALALETAEALAELCHRHLRLSWGFADAADLSVSDIFKAKYRGIRVSFGYPACPRLEDQRILFKLLDPSTIGVDLTEGFMMEPEASVSALVFHHPQGRYFSISSADLDAFEAKLAGGAGVV from the coding sequence ATGTCTAGAATCGCCGATCTCAAGGAACTTCTCGCCACCCGCATCGCCGTTTTGGACGGAGGCATGGGCACCATGCTTCAGCGACAAAAACTGACGGCGGAGGATTTCGGGGGCGCGGCATACGAAGGTTGCAACGAGATCCTGCTGTTGACCAAGCCGGAAGCGATCGCCAGCGTGCACAGGGCCTACTATGCCGCCGGTGCGGACATCGTGGAGACCTGCACGTTCGGGTCCACACCGCTGGTGCTGGACGAATACGGTATCGGGGAGAAGGCCTACGAAGTCTCCAAGGCTGGATCGCTCGTGGCGCGTGCCGAGGCGCAGAAGGCCCAAGCGATCGATGGCAAGCCCCGCTTCGTGGCGGGATCGGTGGGACCCACCACCAAGTCGCTCTCGCTGACCGGCGGCGCGACCTTCCAGGAACTGGTGGAATCGTTCCGCGTGCAGGTGGGCGGGCTGTGGGACGGCGGCGCGGATTTCATCCTGCTGGAAACGCAGATCGACACGCTCAACACCAAAGCGGGATTGGTGGGCGTGGAAGCGGCAGCCCGCGAGCGCGGCATCGTGATCCCGGTGGCGATCTCCGGAACCATCGAGATGCAGGGCGTGATGCTGGCGGGGCACTCCGCCGAGGCCTTCTACGCATCGCTGGAGCACGTGGATCCGCTTTACGTGGGCCTCAACTGCGCCACCGGTCCGGAGTTCATGACAGATCATGTCAGGTCCTTGGCGCGCTCGGCACGCACGCACGTGGCCTGCGCTCCCAACGCGGGACTGCCCAACGAGTTCGGCGGCTACGACGAATCTCCTGAAATGCTCGCCCGCGCCCTGGCGCGCTTCGGCGAGGCGGGATGGCTCAACGTGGTGGGTGGCTGCTGTGGCACCACGCCCGACCACATCGCGGCCGTGGCCAAGGCCGTGTCCGGCCTGAAGCCGCGCGCGCTGGCCAAGGATCGTCGCCGCTGGGTGACAGGAATCGACATCCTGGAGATGGAAGAATCGGGACGTCCCTACATCGTGGGGGAGCGCACCAACTCGATCGGATCGCGCGCTTTCAAGAACCTGATCAACGACGGCAAATTCGAGGAAGCCGCCGAGATCGCCCGCAAGCAGGGCCGCGCAGGCGCCCACATCATCGACGTTTGCCTGGCCAATCCCGACCGCGACGAGAAATCCGACATGATCGAGTTCCTTTCGCGCGCCGCCAAGGCCGTGAAGGCGCCCTTCATGATCGACTCGCAAGACCCGGCCGTGGTGGAAGCCGCCTTCCAGCTGGTGCAGGGCAAATGCATCCTCAATTCCGTGAACCTGGAAGATGGCCCGGACTCTGAGCGCTTCACCGGCCTTTTGAAGCTGGTCAAGCGCTTTGGCGCCATGGTGGTGGCCGGCTGCATCGACGAGGAAGGGATGGCCGTGGAGCCCGCACGCAAGCTCGCCGTGGCCGAACGCCTGCACTCCATCCTCACCAAGGACTGGGGCATCGCCGAAGAAGACATCATGTTCGACACCCTGGTGTTCCCGGCTGGCACCGGCGACGAGAACTACGTGGGATCGGCCGCCAAGACCATCGAAGGAACACGCCTGGTGATGGAGCGCTTCCCCCGGTGCCAAAGCACCCTGGGCGTGTCCAATGTGAGCTTTGGATTGCCGCCTGCGGGTCGCGAGGTGCTGAACTCCGTGTTCCTGTACCACAACACCCGCGCGGGCCTGACCAGCGCGATCGTCAACGCGGAAAAACTGGTGCGCTTCGCCCAGATCCCCCAAGAAGAAAAGGATCTCTGCGACGACGTGATCTGGAACCGCGGGACGGATCCTGTCGCCGCGTTCGCCGCGCACTTTCGCGAAAAGAAGGTGGTCGCCGCCGTCGCGACGGAGACCCTCCCGCCGGACAAGTACGTGGCCAACTGCATCCTGACCGGCTCCAAGGATGGACTGGTGGCTGCGTTGGACAAGCTGTTGGAGGCGGGTGCGAACCCGTTGGATCTGGTCAATGGCCCCCTCATGGAGGGAATGGCCGAGGTGGGCCGCCTGTTCAATCGCAACGAACTCATCGTGGCGGAAGTGCTGCAAAGCGCCGAGGCGATGAAGTCCGCCGTGGCGCACCTGGAGCCCAAGATGGCCAAGGGCGACGTCTCCACGCGCGGAGTCCTGTTGCTGGCCACCGTGAAGGGAGACGTCCACGACATCGGCAAGAACCTGGTGGAAATCATCCTGGGCAACAACGGATTCAAGGTGGTGAACCTGGGCATCAAGGTGCCGCCGGATCGCCTCGTTGCCGCCGCCAAGGAACACAATCCGGACTTGATCGGACTTTCCGGATTGCTCGTGAAGAGTGCCCATGAAATGGTCACGGCCGCGCGGGATCTGCGCGATGCGGGCGTGAACGCTCCCATCCTGGTGGGTGGCGCCGCGCTGTCCAACAACTTCACCGTCAAGAACATCGCCAGCCAGTACGATGGCGCCGTGTTGTACTGCAAGGACGCCATGACGGGACTGGACGTGGCCAACCATCTGACCGACAAGCTGCTCGCTCGTGGATTCCTGGACGCGCATCGCCGGATGGAACAGGATCTGTTGTCGGGAAATGACGTCAAGGTGGTGGATGCCCCCGAGGCAGCCCCCAAGGAAAAGCTCGTGTTGGAGCGCGACAACGACCTGTTCGCGCCACCCACTCTGGATCGGGTGGAATGGACGCGCCAGCTGCCCGAGATCTGGAAATACCTCAATCCGGCCATGCTCTACGGAAAGCATCTGGGATTGAAGGGCCAGGTGGAAAGGCTCTGGGCGGAGAAGGACGCCAAGGCTCTGGAGCTGCGCGAGTTCGTGGAAGCCCTCAAGCTGGAGGCCATCGAGAAGGGATGGATCGTGCCCAAGGGAGTCTACCGCTTCTTCCAGGCGCGATCGGAAGGCGACACGATCCGTCTGCTCCAGGCTGGCGCAGAGGCGGGATCCTTCACGTTCCCGCGCCAATCGGATGGCTGGAACCTGTGCTTGTCGGATTTTGTCCACCCTTCCAAGCCCGACCATGTGGCGCTGTTTTGCGTCACGGCAGGCCGAGCGGTCTCGCCGGCGGTGGAGGAACTGAAGGCCAAGGGGGAATTCCTCAAGGCCCACGCCCTGGCGGCGCTGGCTCTGGAAACCGCCGAGGCGCTCGCGGAACTCTGCCATCGGCATCTGCGGCTGTCGTGGGGCTTCGCGGATGCGGCGGATCTTTCCGTGTCCGACATCTTCAAGGCCAAATACCGCGGCATCCGGGTGAGCTTCGGCTACCCGGCCTGCCCACGCCTGGAAGACCAGCGGATCCTGTTCAAGCTGCTGGATCCTTCGACGATCGGAGTGGATCTCACCGAAGGCTTCATGATGGAGCCGGAGGCCTCGGTGTCGGCGCTGGTGTTCCACCATCCGCAAGGCCGCTACTTCAGCATTTCCTCGGCTGACTTGGATGCGTTCGAAGCCAAGCTCGCCGGTGGTGCGGGAGTCGTTTGA